The following are encoded together in the Arcticibacterium luteifluviistationis genome:
- a CDS encoding MraY family glycosyltransferase → MSSLSVLLKFLKGLLLSLSIIKEMSYFFSFLAIVLSSYFYIQIAEKFNITDVPNERSSHREITVRGLGIVFVIPVILFFVQSGFSYPFFMFGFILAAGISIIDDIYTVSSKIRLFIQIASVGFLLFELAVPNESFYYLTFLLILGVGIVNGFNFMDGINGLTGLYSLISLLTLIYINQLVILFIELDFLILMVLGVLIFLFFNFRKKARGFSGDVGSVGIGLVLCFFIFQLIFTTNDWRYIFLFFVYGLDTLVTIVIRLVRKENIFEAHRKHLYQLLANERGVSHLNVSISYGIAQILLNAWIISYREVVDFVFFIPFILTFILTVLLRIRINRESLLPNNKI, encoded by the coding sequence ATGTCTTCACTCTCCGTTTTACTAAAGTTCCTAAAGGGGTTACTTTTATCTTTATCTATAATAAAAGAAATGAGTTATTTTTTTTCATTCTTGGCGATAGTACTTTCGAGCTACTTTTATATTCAAATTGCAGAAAAATTTAATATTACCGATGTGCCTAACGAAAGGAGTTCCCATAGAGAGATTACCGTTAGGGGCTTAGGGATAGTTTTTGTTATTCCAGTAATTCTTTTCTTTGTCCAGAGTGGCTTTAGCTATCCTTTTTTTATGTTTGGTTTTATTTTGGCGGCTGGAATAAGTATCATAGATGACATCTACACTGTTTCTAGTAAAATAAGGTTGTTTATTCAAATAGCTTCAGTTGGTTTTCTTTTATTTGAATTGGCGGTACCTAATGAGAGTTTCTATTATCTCACATTTCTCTTGATTTTGGGAGTTGGAATTGTCAACGGTTTTAATTTCATGGATGGAATAAATGGCTTAACGGGGCTTTATTCCTTAATAAGCTTATTAACCTTAATTTATATTAATCAGTTAGTGATCTTGTTTATTGAGTTAGATTTTTTAATTCTGATGGTTTTGGGAGTGTTGATTTTTCTTTTCTTTAATTTTAGAAAAAAGGCAAGGGGTTTTTCTGGAGATGTTGGGAGCGTAGGAATTGGGTTGGTACTGTGTTTTTTTATTTTTCAACTGATATTTACTACGAATGATTGGAGATATATTTTTCTGTTTTTTGTTTACGGTTTAGATACCCTAGTAACGATTGTTATTAGGCTTGTTAGGAAGGAGAATATTTTCGAGGCACATAGGAAGCACTTATATCAGTTGCTGGCAAACGAAAGGGGGGTTAGTCATCTTAATGTTTCTATTTCATATGGTATTGCCCAGATTTTGTTAAATGCCTGGATAATCTCTTACCGGGAGGTTGTAGATTTTGTCTTTTTTATCCCTTTTATCTTAACTTTTATCTTAACTGTGTTGCTAAGAATAAGAATTAATAGAGAGAGCTTGCTGCCGAATAATAAAATCTAG
- a CDS encoding polysaccharide biosynthesis protein: MIASRFLVKLVYDRMIWSYKKEKYVIIYGSGHLGRITKNSLLNDKRYKYKILSFLDDNPQLRGKSIEGVVVYNKRDSLNEFITKNLSLYPDLELIFAIQSISLAERNEIIDEILETGVPLKVLPPIKQWMNGELKANQIHQVKIEDLLQRESIKLNNRLVSDYLKGKVIIITGAAGSIGSEIVRQALRFNPTKLILIDQAESPMYDIESELRRLKSVGNEVSMEFVLCNITDAKRIENLVKLYRPDVIFHAAAYKHVPLMEAEPYNAIHTNVLGTCCLADLALKYDVSRFVFVSTDKAVNPTNVMGASKRLAEMYIQSLSVQQNKTRFITTRFGNVLGSNGSVIPLFKRQIEAGGPVTVTDPDIIRYFMTIPEACQLVLEAGTMGKGGEIFVFEMGEPVKILNLAKRMIRLSGFKPDEEIEIKFTGLRPGEKLYEELLSDSERTKPTHHPKILIAQVKPNSLEDISREIDLLKNCLPTASRMDLVSILKRVIPEYKSRNSDYEILDNEKVSRKASLK, from the coding sequence ATGATAGCAAGTCGTTTTCTTGTAAAACTTGTTTATGATAGGATGATATGGAGTTATAAAAAAGAGAAGTATGTCATTATTTATGGGTCGGGTCACTTAGGTCGAATAACAAAAAATTCATTATTAAATGATAAGAGGTATAAATATAAAATATTAAGCTTTTTAGATGATAACCCGCAACTTAGGGGGAAATCAATAGAGGGTGTTGTTGTTTATAATAAAAGAGATTCACTTAATGAATTTATCACTAAGAATCTGTCGCTTTATCCTGACTTAGAATTAATATTTGCTATACAAAGCATTAGTTTGGCGGAAAGGAATGAAATAATAGATGAAATTTTGGAGACAGGGGTTCCCTTGAAGGTTTTACCTCCCATAAAGCAATGGATGAACGGGGAGCTCAAAGCGAATCAAATACACCAGGTGAAAATAGAAGATCTTCTTCAAAGAGAATCTATCAAATTGAACAATCGACTTGTATCGGATTACTTAAAAGGTAAGGTTATAATTATTACAGGAGCGGCTGGTTCTATAGGCTCTGAAATAGTTAGACAAGCATTAAGGTTTAATCCTACAAAGCTAATTCTTATTGATCAAGCAGAATCTCCAATGTATGACATAGAGTCTGAATTACGAAGGTTGAAAAGTGTTGGAAATGAAGTCTCTATGGAGTTTGTCTTGTGTAATATCACAGATGCTAAAAGAATAGAGAATCTGGTAAAGCTGTATAGGCCGGATGTTATCTTTCATGCTGCGGCTTATAAACATGTGCCTTTAATGGAGGCAGAACCTTATAATGCTATTCATACTAATGTTCTCGGCACCTGTTGTTTGGCGGACCTAGCTTTGAAATATGATGTTAGTCGTTTTGTTTTTGTTTCTACTGACAAAGCTGTAAATCCTACTAATGTTATGGGAGCTAGTAAGCGTCTGGCTGAAATGTATATTCAAAGTTTAAGTGTTCAGCAAAATAAGACAAGATTTATTACTACACGGTTTGGTAATGTTTTAGGGTCGAATGGCTCTGTGATTCCACTCTTTAAAAGACAAATTGAGGCGGGCGGACCCGTGACTGTTACTGATCCTGATATTATACGTTATTTCATGACTATTCCTGAGGCTTGTCAACTGGTTTTGGAAGCAGGAACGATGGGCAAAGGAGGAGAAATATTTGTTTTCGAGATGGGAGAGCCTGTAAAAATACTTAATCTAGCCAAACGTATGATTCGTTTATCTGGTTTTAAGCCGGACGAAGAAATAGAGATAAAATTTACAGGGTTAAGACCCGGCGAAAAATTGTACGAGGAGCTTTTAAGTGATTCAGAAAGAACAAAACCAACACATCATCCTAAAATCTTAATTGCACAAGTTAAACCTAACTCTTTGGAAGATATCTCTAGAGAAATTGATTTACTTAAAAACTGCCTTCCAACTGCAAGTCGAATGGATTTAGTAAGCATTTTGAAAAGAGTTATTCCGGAGTATAAGAGCCGAAACTCAGACTATGAGATTTTGGATAACGAAAAGGTTTCTAGAAAAGCTTCTCTAAAGTGA
- a CDS encoding capsule assembly Wzi family protein, producing MKFKILLLLVSAHFLSIPLSGQKLIKNNNYSLSSSLFISSSDQLPFWLRSNQYGEVPVESQFLQLKGSVHHDYDSLFNKSKELKRFGIGYGITGLVNSGKVNQAILSESYIKIRHGFLEFYGGRRKEIVGLVDSTLSSGSFIWSGNALPLPKIELSIPNYTPITKNKILSIKGSYSHGWFGSTDSVKNYYLHQKTFYTRIGKPSWKFKFYGGFNHQVQWAGKPAKPFYDPKTEQVIKKYPSGFSTYTKVVTGISLNKDLDAGTIKDGVPFNEAFNRAGNHLGTIDIALEYETQVGKFLIYRQSIYEDGSLFYLSNISDGLSGISYAPTTFLSSNSFFSIHKINFELFNSMNQGGSRGSGSSGNSIPELRGVDNYFNNSLYQDGYTYKTLTIGTPHITPLYLSQESYSPLLISRLNQSYLINNRVQSINIALNGSILNTIFYNFRYSNSKNSGSYNYPLLNTQQSLLTNFKYRKNSWNYHLSLGFDKVSDLNSTLGSKVTLEKLF from the coding sequence ATGAAGTTTAAAATATTACTATTATTAGTTTCCGCACACTTCCTATCCATTCCTCTAAGTGGTCAGAAGTTAATCAAGAACAATAATTATTCGCTAAGCTCTTCTTTATTTATCTCTAGCAGCGATCAACTTCCATTTTGGCTTCGCTCTAACCAATATGGTGAAGTTCCTGTTGAGTCCCAGTTCCTACAATTAAAAGGATCTGTCCATCACGATTACGACAGCCTATTTAATAAAAGTAAAGAATTAAAACGATTTGGCATTGGTTACGGAATCACGGGCTTAGTTAATTCAGGGAAGGTCAATCAAGCAATTTTATCAGAGTCTTATATAAAAATTAGACATGGATTTTTAGAGTTTTATGGTGGAAGAAGAAAAGAAATCGTTGGCCTCGTGGACTCAACTCTGTCTAGTGGTTCCTTTATATGGTCCGGAAATGCACTGCCTTTACCCAAGATAGAACTTTCAATTCCAAATTATACCCCAATTACTAAAAACAAAATATTATCAATTAAAGGTTCTTATTCTCATGGGTGGTTTGGTAGTACTGATTCTGTAAAAAACTATTATCTCCATCAAAAAACATTCTACACCAGAATCGGTAAACCTTCGTGGAAATTCAAATTTTATGGAGGCTTTAATCATCAGGTTCAATGGGCTGGAAAACCGGCTAAACCCTTTTATGATCCCAAAACAGAACAAGTAATAAAAAAGTACCCTTCTGGCTTTAGCACCTACACCAAAGTAGTGACTGGAATAAGTTTAAACAAAGATCTGGATGCGGGCACCATTAAAGATGGCGTCCCATTTAATGAAGCATTTAACCGTGCAGGGAATCACTTAGGTACCATAGACATAGCTTTAGAATACGAAACACAAGTTGGTAAATTCTTAATCTATAGACAAAGTATATATGAAGACGGATCCTTATTCTATCTTAGTAATATTTCCGATGGCTTGTCTGGCATATCATATGCACCCACTACATTTTTAAGTTCAAACAGCTTTTTCTCTATTCACAAAATCAACTTTGAACTTTTTAACTCCATGAACCAAGGTGGCTCCAGAGGAAGTGGAAGCTCTGGGAACTCAATTCCAGAACTTAGAGGAGTTGACAATTACTTTAATAACAGTCTATATCAGGATGGGTATACGTATAAAACGCTCACTATTGGAACACCCCATATAACCCCATTATACTTATCTCAAGAATCATACAGCCCACTATTAATTAGCAGGTTAAATCAATCCTATTTAATTAACAACAGGGTACAATCTATCAACATTGCACTAAATGGCAGCATACTAAATACAATCTTTTACAACTTCCGATACTCCAATTCAAAAAATTCAGGAAGCTATAACTATCCTTTATTAAATACCCAACAGTCTTTATTGACCAACTTTAAATACAGGAAAAACTCTTGGAACTACCACCTTTCCTTAGGCTTTGATAAAGTCTCAGATCTTAATAGTACTTTGGGTTCTAAAGTCACTTTAGAGAAGCTTTTCTAG
- a CDS encoding T9SS type B sorting domain-containing protein, which translates to MVELHTTKINFLTISISFLLGFPLFSFSQNLCETDLSKNPNYQADGFELLTPETGCGQYTVKLNDKTGGTNIKYSYYYQGEALTDSDSSLPVNNTQNTYFEPEKTSNYTILQFGQNNAGEDFYSCKNVTVYPNSKPKFSFSTCNNNVLEISIPLDSTNDFEFYEIDWGNANIQTVNKTDLPFSDTTTVDEGQTFSVEGFRDENPSSCISKSSFQIDSNSGQKESLLSIEKLELIDSKTAELSFTGSYSSSGYSLFLNENSGTIDLDNSVLNNVQPGKVQISLPDESKSFCITLARGEVCGGQERSPDFCTTPITSLDTDGINNSLEFIPHKNEFYDIISLIPSFGKRENSLELIYWDDINNKNDSTINASNGQITHPFLCEKSICYQLKTTSKGFLANKIFETIILSNVICINDSSFSPEGISDLYSSFSQTENKVDIIFQDDSDWLPLRDNYYLYREIGLDYELVDSSKVLSFSDYLYNESSSNCYKVNFKDVCGYNSVLSPEVCTIYLETDFSTELTWETAKPFFPKIISNFEILQINEFTEAQTSIYNGTNFVSDTFEPNLDDAESEAHFLIKVTNSIGQDSYSNPVTIPIKTKLFIPNAFSPNGNIEKTKDFRLFGNFGTLQSFNINIYNKWGALVFNSTSPAFKWDGTFKGQTVSQGVYPYTLSYTSKKGEITNLSGAINIF; encoded by the coding sequence ATGGTCGAATTACATACTACTAAAATTAACTTCTTAACAATTAGTATATCTTTTTTGTTAGGATTTCCTCTTTTTTCGTTTTCTCAAAATTTATGTGAAACTGACCTTAGTAAAAACCCTAACTATCAAGCAGACGGCTTTGAACTTCTTACTCCTGAAACAGGCTGCGGACAGTATACTGTAAAACTAAACGATAAAACTGGTGGAACTAACATTAAATATAGTTATTACTATCAAGGAGAGGCCTTAACCGACTCTGACTCGAGTTTGCCAGTTAACAACACACAAAACACTTATTTCGAACCAGAAAAAACCTCCAACTATACAATTCTTCAGTTTGGTCAGAACAACGCCGGAGAAGACTTTTACTCCTGTAAAAACGTAACAGTATACCCAAACTCTAAACCAAAATTCAGCTTCAGTACTTGTAACAATAATGTCCTAGAAATTAGCATTCCTTTAGATTCCACAAATGATTTTGAGTTTTATGAAATTGACTGGGGAAACGCAAATATTCAAACTGTAAATAAAACGGACTTACCCTTTAGTGATACCACAACTGTTGATGAAGGTCAAACATTCTCTGTAGAAGGGTTTCGTGACGAAAATCCAAGTTCGTGCATATCTAAATCTTCATTTCAAATTGACTCAAATTCAGGGCAAAAAGAATCTCTCTTATCCATCGAAAAGCTAGAATTAATTGATTCCAAAACCGCTGAACTTTCTTTCACTGGATCATACTCAAGTTCAGGGTATTCCCTTTTTTTAAATGAGAACTCAGGCACTATAGACTTAGACAACTCTGTTCTAAATAATGTGCAACCAGGAAAAGTACAAATTAGCCTTCCTGACGAATCTAAAAGCTTTTGCATTACACTTGCAAGAGGAGAAGTCTGTGGAGGTCAAGAAAGGTCCCCTGACTTTTGCACAACCCCTATTACCTCTTTAGATACAGATGGGATAAATAATTCATTAGAATTCATCCCACATAAAAATGAATTTTATGATATAATAAGCCTCATCCCTTCCTTCGGAAAAAGAGAGAACAGTCTAGAATTAATCTATTGGGATGATATTAATAATAAAAATGATTCCACAATAAATGCATCAAATGGTCAAATAACGCATCCCTTTCTGTGTGAAAAAAGCATTTGTTATCAACTAAAAACCACAAGCAAGGGCTTCCTTGCTAATAAGATTTTTGAAACAATAATTCTTTCAAATGTTATTTGTATCAACGACAGCAGTTTCAGTCCTGAGGGAATTTCAGATTTATATTCCAGTTTTTCTCAAACCGAAAATAAGGTAGATATCATCTTCCAAGATGACAGCGACTGGTTACCTCTACGTGATAATTATTATCTTTACAGGGAAATAGGTCTTGACTACGAACTGGTTGATAGTAGCAAAGTCCTGAGCTTCTCAGACTATCTTTATAATGAGAGCTCTTCTAATTGTTATAAAGTTAACTTTAAGGATGTATGTGGCTATAATTCTGTTCTTTCTCCCGAGGTTTGCACCATATATTTAGAAACAGATTTTTCAACAGAATTGACTTGGGAAACAGCCAAACCATTTTTTCCTAAAATCATTAGTAATTTCGAAATTTTACAGATAAATGAATTTACCGAAGCACAAACTTCCATCTATAATGGCACCAACTTTGTTTCTGACACCTTTGAGCCTAATTTGGATGACGCTGAAAGTGAAGCACATTTCTTAATAAAAGTTACAAATAGCATCGGACAAGATTCCTATTCCAACCCAGTAACAATCCCTATAAAAACAAAATTGTTCATTCCAAATGCTTTCTCACCAAACGGAAACATTGAAAAAACTAAAGATTTCAGACTATTTGGTAACTTTGGGACTCTTCAGTCTTTCAATATTAATATTTACAACAAGTGGGGTGCATTAGTTTTCAACAGTACTTCCCCTGCTTTCAAATGGGATGGTACATTTAAAGGACAGACTGTAAGCCAAGGAGTTTATCCATATACATTAAGTTATACAAGCAAAAAAGGAGAGATCACTAATCTCAGTGGAGCGATTAACATATTTTGA